One segment of Spiroplasma kunkelii CR2-3x DNA contains the following:
- a CDS encoding IS30 family transposase — protein sequence MKDYTHVKYDERDLFEDLLSSNACKKKNETINMSEIARKINRSVDTVKREIKRFKKIENYIAVEAHKDYQKKRKKCIKKLPEFTEEQINFIKIRFNKYHDSPRELIYRYFLKFGVKFPTCVKTFYKWVRLGEFGLKKENLRYRGKKYKTKGKKENRGQLTNFKSIWNIENKLSNVWWFEMDTVVGKDHQSSCLVLVEQSSRKYFAIKLENHTSNEVFEKFKELVKVNNLIGKIKGVITDRGKEFYKWRELEIFAETQVYFCDAGKPRQKPLIEYMNSELRHWFHKGTDFNKVSQKRLNWVVNDVINEKIRPCLNWITAKEMFLQNI from the coding sequence ATGAAAGATTATACACATGTAAAATATGATGAACGAGATTTATTTGAGGATTTATTATCTTCTAATGCTTGTAAAAAGAAAAATGAAACAATTAATATGTCAGAAATAGCAAGAAAAATAAATCGGAGTGTAGATACTGTTAAAAGAGAGATTAAGCGATTTAAAAAGATAGAAAATTATATAGCAGTTGAAGCACATAAAGACTATCAGAAAAAGCGAAAAAAATGTATTAAAAAACTACCTGAATTTACAGAAGAACAGATTAATTTTATTAAAATTAGATTTAATAAATATCATGATTCTCCAAGAGAATTAATTTATCGTTATTTTTTAAAATTTGGTGTTAAATTTCCTACCTGTGTTAAAACTTTTTATAAATGAGTTCGTTTAGGTGAATTTGGATTAAAAAAAGAAAATTTACGATATAGGGGTAAAAAATATAAAACAAAAGGAAAAAAAGAAAATCGTGGTCAATTAACTAATTTTAAGTCAATTTGAAATATTGAAAATAAACTTTCTAATGTTTGATGATTTGAGATGGATACTGTGGTTGGAAAAGACCATCAATCTAGTTGTTTAGTTTTAGTAGAACAATCAAGTAGAAAATATTTTGCAATAAAATTAGAAAATCATACTTCTAATGAAGTTTTTGAAAAGTTTAAAGAATTAGTTAAAGTAAATAATTTAATTGGGAAAATTAAAGGCGTAATAACTGACAGAGGAAAAGAATTTTATAAATGAAGAGAATTAGAAATATTCGCTGAAACACAAGTATATTTTTGTGATGCTGGTAAACCTCGTCAAAAACCTTTAATTGAATATATGAATAGTGAATTAAGACATTGATTTCATAAGGGAACTGATTTTAATAAAGTTAGTCAGAAACGATTAAATTGAGTAGTTAATGATGTAATTAATGAAAAAATACGGCCCTGTTTAAATTGAATAACTGCAAAAGAAATGTTTTTGCAGAATATATAA
- the proS gene encoding proline--tRNA ligase, whose amino-acid sequence MKRNLKKITLREIDFAQWYTDIVLNADLIAYGPVKGTTIFKPYGYAIWENIQKILDAEFKKNGVKNVYFPLLISKTLFNKEKEHIEGFSPEIVTVTKVGNKVLDEELYIRPTSEVLFGTFFSKEIQGYHELPLLYNQWVNVLRWEKTTRPFLRTSEFLWQEGHTIHSSKQEAQQFTLKILDIYATFAEKTLLLPVIKGQKTEREKFAGAEETYTIESLMYDGQALQCGTSHYFGQNFSKAFDIKFSNQKNILEYAYSTSWGVSTRLIGGLIMTHSDDNGLVLPPQIAPIQIMILPINNDNDDQLFAVEQLQKKLHKYRCEIDQSDKGFGFRASNAEIKGIPLRIEIGSSDLVQQQVIIARRDTFEKITVSWTEIEKVVSDLLDQIATNLYQRALDNRHQRTKKIDNYSEYKKTLAKMNGLFLVPFCGRIECEDTIKAETQTTSRCIPFDVSTKKTTCFHCGQPATNLVYFARAY is encoded by the coding sequence TTTGCGCAATGATATACTGATATTGTTTTAAATGCTGATTTAATTGCATATGGGCCAGTTAAGGGAACAACTATTTTTAAACCTTATGGATATGCAATTTGAGAAAATATTCAAAAAATTTTAGATGCTGAATTTAAAAAAAATGGTGTAAAAAATGTTTATTTTCCTTTACTAATTTCAAAAACTCTTTTTAATAAAGAAAAAGAACATATTGAAGGGTTTTCACCAGAAATTGTAACAGTAACAAAAGTTGGAAATAAAGTCTTAGATGAAGAATTATACATTCGACCAACATCAGAAGTTCTTTTTGGAACCTTTTTTAGTAAAGAAATCCAAGGTTATCATGAATTACCACTGTTATATAATCAATGAGTTAATGTTTTACGTTGAGAAAAAACGACCCGTCCGTTTTTACGTACAAGTGAATTTTTATGACAAGAGGGGCATACAATTCATAGCTCAAAACAAGAAGCACAGCAATTTACTTTAAAAATTTTAGATATTTATGCTACTTTTGCAGAAAAAACTTTATTATTACCTGTGATTAAAGGGCAAAAAACAGAACGTGAAAAATTTGCTGGAGCAGAAGAAACTTATACGATTGAATCATTAATGTATGATGGTCAAGCTTTACAATGTGGGACTAGTCATTATTTTGGTCAAAATTTTTCTAAAGCATTTGATATTAAATTTTCAAATCAAAAAAATATTTTAGAATATGCTTACTCAACATCGTGAGGGGTTTCAACGCGTTTGATAGGAGGACTTATTATGACACATAGTGATGATAATGGACTAGTATTACCACCGCAAATTGCACCAATTCAAATTATGATTTTACCAATTAATAATGATAATGATGATCAATTATTTGCAGTTGAGCAACTACAAAAAAAATTGCACAAATATCGTTGTGAAATTGATCAATCAGACAAAGGTTTTGGGTTTCGTGCATCTAATGCGGAAATTAAGGGAATTCCATTGCGAATTGAAATTGGATCTAGTGATTTAGTACAACAACAAGTTATAATTGCTCGGCGTGATACTTTTGAAAAAATTACTGTTTCCTGAACAGAAATTGAAAAAGTAGTTTCTGATTTATTAGATCAAATTGCAACAAATTTATACCAAAGAGCTTTGGATAATCGTCATCAACGGACAAAAAAAATCGATAATTATTCAGAGTATAAAAAAACTTTAGCAAAAATGAATGGTTTATTTTTAGTGCCGTTTTGTGGTCGCATTGAGTGCGAAGATACAATTAAAGCTGAAACACAAACAACTTCACGTTGTATTCCATTTGATGTTTCAACAAAAAAAACAACTTGTTTTCATTGCGGACAACCAGCAACTAATTTAGTTTATTTTGCGCGAGCTTATTAA